A region from the Merismopedia glauca CCAP 1448/3 genome encodes:
- the rpsP gene encoding 30S ribosomal protein S16: protein MVKIRLKRFGKKQETSYRIVAIESKARRDGRPLEELGFYNPRTKETNLNVPGIVERLKQGAQPTDTVRRILEKANVFAQVSA, encoded by the coding sequence ATGGTCAAAATTAGATTAAAGCGATTCGGCAAGAAACAAGAAACTAGCTATAGAATTGTTGCTATTGAAAGCAAAGCTCGCCGTGACGGTCGTCCTTTAGAAGAATTAGGGTTCTACAATCCCAGAACTAAAGAAACTAACCTGAACGTTCCAGGAATAGTCGAGCGCCTCAAACAGGGAGCGCAACCCACCGATACCGTCCGTCGTATCTTGGAAAAAGCTAACGTGTTTGCACAAGTCAGCGCCTAG
- a CDS encoding HNH endonuclease has protein sequence MTNNSRIKIPDEVRKYVFIRNNYQCQSCGKTHQETELNIDHIIPLAKGGSNDISNLQSLCRTCNQIKKHHFDPRFRRSFS, from the coding sequence ATGACAAATAATTCCAGAATTAAGATTCCTGATGAAGTCAGAAAATACGTTTTCATCCGCAATAACTATCAGTGTCAAAGTTGCGGTAAAACTCATCAAGAAACAGAATTAAATATTGACCATATTATTCCTTTGGCTAAAGGTGGTAGTAACGATATTAGTAATTTGCAAAGTCTTTGTCGTACCTGCAATCAAATCAAAAAACACCATTTTGATCCTAGATTTCGGCGTAGTTTTAGTTAA
- a CDS encoding KH domain-containing protein — translation MSEIPSSSGPNYTELVRFLLQPFLDTPESLKVDCEIIPSTSRVWIRLAFEAADRGRVYGRGGRNIQAIRTVLEATAQAVGQSIHLDIYGSSNSNSNTHQERSSPPADKPASKHEPPKQRPVSKNRTQ, via the coding sequence GTGTCTGAAATACCATCATCATCAGGTCCTAACTATACAGAGTTAGTAAGGTTTTTATTGCAACCTTTCTTAGACACTCCAGAGTCTTTGAAAGTCGATTGCGAGATTATCCCTTCTACATCTCGCGTCTGGATTAGGTTAGCCTTTGAAGCCGCAGATCGAGGACGTGTCTACGGTCGCGGCGGTCGCAATATTCAAGCGATTAGAACCGTGTTAGAAGCGACGGCTCAAGCAGTAGGTCAAAGTATCCATTTGGATATTTACGGTAGCTCTAACTCTAACTCGAATACTCATCAAGAGCGCAGTAGCCCTCCGGCTGATAAACCTGCTAGCAAACATGAGCCACCAAAACAAAGACCAGTTAGTAAAAATCGGACTCAATAG
- the ffh gene encoding signal recognition particle protein yields the protein MFDALAESLESAWKKLRGQDKIRESNIQDALQEVRRALLAADVNLQVVKDFVTEVEKQALGADVIAGVKPDQQFIKIVYDELVKVMGDTNVPLAQAETSPTVILMAGLQGTGKTTATAKLALHLAKENRKTLLVATDVYRPAAVDQLVTLGQQIKIPVFEMGTDANPVEIARQGLAKAKEMGVDTVIIDTAGRLQIDGNMMAELAQIKETVQPHETLLVVDAMTGQEAANLTRTFHEQIGITGAILTKLDGDTRGGAALSVRQISGQPIKFVGVGEKVEALQPFYPERMAQRILGMGDVLTLVEKAQEEIDIADAAKMQEKILKAQFDFSDFLKQMRLMKNMGSLGGLLKMIPGMGKLSGEQLQKGESELKKAEAIISSMTKEERQNPDLLTGSPSRRRRIAKGSGHSDSQVTELVGKFMQMRSMMQKMGQGEMPEMFGGMGGMNRPAQPGWRGYTGAPGKTKKKKDKKKKGFGTL from the coding sequence ATGTTTGATGCCCTAGCTGAAAGTTTAGAAAGTGCCTGGAAAAAACTGCGCGGTCAAGATAAAATTCGTGAATCCAACATTCAAGATGCCCTCCAAGAGGTGCGTCGCGCCCTGCTAGCGGCTGATGTCAACTTGCAGGTAGTCAAAGATTTCGTCACGGAAGTAGAAAAACAAGCTTTAGGCGCAGATGTGATTGCTGGAGTCAAGCCAGATCAGCAATTTATCAAAATTGTCTACGATGAGTTAGTCAAGGTGATGGGAGATACCAACGTTCCCCTCGCCCAAGCTGAAACCTCCCCCACAGTAATTTTAATGGCTGGGTTGCAAGGTACGGGTAAAACCACAGCTACCGCCAAACTAGCTTTACATTTAGCTAAAGAAAACCGTAAAACCCTACTAGTAGCCACAGACGTATACCGTCCGGCTGCTGTCGATCAGTTGGTCACTTTAGGTCAACAAATCAAAATCCCCGTCTTTGAGATGGGGACAGATGCCAATCCCGTAGAGATTGCCCGTCAGGGATTAGCCAAAGCCAAAGAAATGGGAGTCGATACCGTCATCATCGATACGGCGGGACGACTGCAAATCGATGGCAATATGATGGCAGAGTTAGCTCAAATCAAAGAGACGGTTCAGCCCCACGAAACCTTGCTGGTAGTGGACGCAATGACCGGACAAGAGGCAGCTAACTTAACTCGCACCTTCCACGAACAAATTGGGATTACAGGGGCAATCCTGACCAAATTAGATGGGGATACTAGAGGCGGGGCGGCTTTATCTGTGCGGCAGATTTCCGGTCAACCGATTAAATTTGTCGGGGTAGGAGAAAAGGTAGAAGCACTACAACCCTTTTATCCAGAACGGATGGCGCAAAGAATCTTGGGGATGGGAGATGTCCTGACCCTAGTAGAAAAAGCCCAAGAAGAAATCGACATCGCCGATGCGGCGAAAATGCAAGAGAAAATCCTGAAGGCTCAGTTTGACTTTAGTGATTTTCTCAAACAAATGCGCCTGATGAAGAATATGGGTTCTTTGGGCGGCTTGCTGAAGATGATTCCTGGAATGGGCAAACTTTCTGGGGAACAGTTGCAAAAAGGGGAAAGCGAACTGAAAAAAGCTGAGGCGATTATCAGTTCTATGACCAAAGAAGAACGGCAAAATCCCGATTTACTCACTGGTTCTCCCAGCCGTCGTCGCCGAATTGCCAAAGGTTCCGGTCACTCCGACTCTCAAGTGACTGAACTAGTAGGTAAGTTCATGCAAATGCGTAGTATGATGCAAAAAATGGGACAAGGAGAAATGCCCGAAATGTTTGGGGGTATGGGAGGCATGAATCGCCCTGCTCAACCAGGTTGGCGCGGTTATACGGGCGCTCCTGGGAAAACCAAGAAGAAAAAAGACAAGAAAAAGAAAGGTTTTGGAACTTTGTAA
- a CDS encoding KGK domain-containing protein — MNQQFNGLDTEDVISVYEGHVFVNSKTFTVNEFMAAIKQANKGVLGEVTDEKQKWFGEGLDCKLLKPGAKTWQRGKVRVRLEFCPEELEVTPEVNGNNEQNGSASPLDDIRKFADKAN; from the coding sequence ATGAATCAGCAATTTAATGGTTTAGATACTGAAGATGTAATTTCAGTTTACGAAGGTCACGTATTTGTTAATAGTAAAACTTTTACCGTTAATGAATTTATGGCGGCTATCAAACAAGCTAATAAAGGTGTTTTGGGAGAGGTGACTGACGAAAAACAAAAATGGTTTGGCGAAGGATTAGATTGTAAACTTCTCAAACCAGGTGCTAAAACTTGGCAAAGAGGTAAAGTAAGAGTTCGTCTAGAATTTTGTCCAGAAGAATTAGAAGTCACTCCAGAAGTAAATGGTAACAATGAACAAAACGGTTCAGCTTCTCCTCTAGATGATATTCGTAAGTTTGCGGATAAAGCTAACTAA
- a CDS encoding KGK domain-containing protein, whose product MKPKFEPLNCRKDDVVCMDGCTSMIGQIDNVFNFTFSTDLREKIADQIIEKHLVLTKGGAYNLLSDYGTSCQILRVGSPDWVKGKIRVKLQLEFVPDEPEIKEVRTTNTHESPLDDLRRAITETN is encoded by the coding sequence ATGAAACCTAAGTTTGAACCTTTAAACTGTAGAAAAGATGATGTCGTTTGCATGGATGGCTGTACTTCTATGATTGGTCAGATAGATAATGTTTTCAATTTTACATTTTCTACGGATCTTAGAGAAAAAATTGCAGATCAAATCATAGAGAAGCATTTAGTTTTAACCAAGGGTGGGGCATATAATTTATTAAGCGATTATGGCACTAGTTGTCAAATATTAAGAGTTGGTTCGCCTGATTGGGTAAAGGGTAAAATTAGAGTTAAATTACAGCTAGAATTTGTACCTGATGAACCTGAAATTAAGGAAGTCAGAACTACGAACACTCATGAATCGCCTTTAGACGATTTACGTCGCGCCATAACTGAAACCAATTAA
- a CDS encoding pentapeptide repeat-containing protein, with product MSENLEPYYKILGLELGVSLKEINKAYKKLASAWHPDRFPQEDVELVRSAAEKLKEINHARDVLRSFHRHGTVPQTEPTPKSRAYTYQKPPSKRPSASAPRSSSNKSQDTRSSSNSSQTQRKPYTRDLSGADFRGADLKEKDLSGRNLQGANLEGANLSDTFLHKVNLEGANLRKANLFRANLLQANLKNADLRECNLVGADLSGSDLSGADLTGAKVGTGQKILVKLTGVKLTGTILPDGSIHS from the coding sequence ATGAGCGAGAATTTAGAGCCGTATTACAAAATCCTAGGACTAGAACTAGGAGTATCTCTCAAAGAAATCAACAAAGCCTACAAAAAACTAGCATCAGCTTGGCATCCAGATCGCTTTCCCCAAGAAGATGTAGAATTAGTGCGATCGGCGGCTGAAAAGCTCAAAGAAATTAATCATGCGCGCGATGTCTTGCGTTCATTTCATCGCCACGGTACAGTTCCTCAAACCGAACCAACACCTAAGTCAAGAGCTTATACTTACCAAAAACCACCATCAAAGCGTCCTTCTGCTTCAGCGCCCAGAAGCTCTTCTAACAAGTCTCAAGATACCAGATCTAGTTCTAATAGTAGCCAAACACAACGAAAACCCTATACTAGAGATCTCAGTGGTGCTGATTTTAGGGGAGCAGATCTCAAAGAAAAAGACCTTTCTGGCAGAAATTTGCAAGGTGCTAACCTGGAAGGAGCAAATTTAAGCGATACCTTTTTACATAAAGTCAATTTAGAAGGAGCAAATCTACGCAAAGCCAATTTGTTTAGAGCTAACTTATTACAAGCTAATCTGAAAAATGCCGATTTGCGAGAATGCAATCTAGTAGGCGCAGATTTAAGCGGTTCAGATTTGAGTGGTGCAGATTTAACAGGGGCAAAAGTTGGAACGGGTCAAAAGATTTTGGTTAAATTAACGGGAGTCAAGCTGACAGGAACGATTCTTCCCGATGGCTCGATTCATAGTTAG
- a CDS encoding PhoH family protein, whose product MTGTWKTVELPSSESAIALSGKQEENLKLLGNLTGATLVLRGQEVLISGTTSQIDRAIEVVRTLEGLWQDAKPINQVDIRTAYQALNVGRTEQLKNMHSNSLAKTRKGEEIRAKTMAQWKYVQAIRSHDMTFCIGPAGTGKTFLAAVLAVQALQSDECEKIILTRPAVEAGEKLGFLPGDLQQKVNPFLRPLYDALYEFIDAERIPILMEKGTIEVAPLAYMRGRTLSNAFVIVDEAQNTTPAQMKMVLTRLGYKSRMVVTGDVTQTDLPPNQMSGLAVAERILRSVDGIAFCHLTKSDVVRHPLVERIVAAYEQYDGQ is encoded by the coding sequence ATGACGGGAACTTGGAAAACAGTTGAATTACCTAGTAGTGAAAGTGCGATCGCACTTTCGGGAAAACAAGAAGAAAACCTGAAACTCCTCGGTAATCTGACTGGTGCAACTTTGGTGCTGAGAGGACAAGAAGTTTTGATTTCGGGAACTACTAGCCAAATTGATAGGGCAATAGAAGTAGTACGCACCCTAGAAGGTTTGTGGCAAGATGCCAAACCCATCAATCAAGTAGATATTCGCACGGCTTACCAAGCCCTCAATGTGGGGCGTACAGAACAGCTTAAGAATATGCATTCTAACTCTTTGGCTAAAACCCGTAAAGGTGAGGAAATTCGTGCCAAAACAATGGCTCAATGGAAGTATGTCCAAGCCATTCGTTCCCATGATATGACCTTTTGTATTGGTCCTGCGGGAACAGGAAAGACCTTTTTAGCCGCAGTTTTGGCGGTTCAAGCTTTACAAAGCGATGAGTGTGAAAAAATTATCCTAACTCGTCCAGCAGTAGAAGCTGGAGAAAAATTGGGTTTTCTCCCTGGAGATTTGCAGCAAAAAGTTAACCCTTTTCTGCGTCCCCTATATGACGCTTTATACGAGTTTATTGATGCGGAAAGAATTCCAATTTTGATGGAAAAAGGGACAATTGAAGTCGCACCTCTAGCTTATATGCGCGGTCGCACCTTGAGTAATGCGTTTGTGATTGTCGATGAAGCTCAAAATACTACCCCAGCCCAAATGAAGATGGTTTTGACTCGCTTGGGGTACAAGTCGCGCATGGTAGTTACAGGGGATGTTACCCAAACAGATTTACCTCCTAATCAGATGTCTGGGTTAGCAGTAGCTGAAAGGATTTTGCGTTCTGTCGATGGGATTGCTTTTTGTCACTTAACTAAAAGCGATGTGGTGCGTCATCCTTTGGTAGAAAGGATTGTGGCGGCTTACGAGCAGTATGATGGTCAGTAG
- a CDS encoding dynamin-like GTPase family protein: MSQNLPQVDDLDRNVTAILDLVHQESSLKGTDTSAIAASTRKAISPTFEIVFAGAFSAGKSMLINALLERELLYSAEGHATGTECYIAYAPPEAERVVLTFLSEAEIREQANALCANLGWTTPININQAEVLKVVQELCEATIVSEGGESKSEKAKQAKGLSLLLDGFVANRERIHTLNNATYSMEQFNFSNLQEAASFARRGSNSAVLKRIEYYCHHPLLKDGNVLIDTPGIDAPVQKDAELTYKKIEHPDTSAVICVLKAASAGEMSKEETVLLERMRDNPGIRDRVFYVFNRIDDTWYNTQLRQRLEQLISSQFQDAARVYKTSGLLGFYGSQIEDTNVENRFGLNSIFAEQVGSNIEEETPQFVNEFVRYCANSGKLSPSQFKISVHSYESPNANYVRILSEQGLLLIKQLISDSGIEEFRQGITHYLTQEKRPALFANLADDLQPVCISLRNYYLTKIRDLDSQPHEIEGMKAKELERLNQELHQIAEDFREHLTKEINQIVTNDCERFENDFRHLQARTIRKLDELLDTFSVAQAYRRATLSHRRNATAPLIAVLVEALYYLANELEDVLVECCKTVVANLFQRLRETVSKSEYYRHIYRLVGNDAGIAEQLESAEKQVLHALISVARIECDRFVRESPRFYDEGTFSIYQFRQTLQQTSQSYDCESMVEAEPAIRQLLKLDFEPKVSETIRRNFRQTMNQTLKTHLLPLAESQADLILQQYAQARAHLETNLEVEASRKIADNQKAQLEIQEKIGIYNQAIDAINSCLQLMNLGDRFLPTIDDVEFKRQVFETKRNGDLLQ; the protein is encoded by the coding sequence ATGAGTCAAAATTTACCGCAAGTAGACGATCTCGATCGCAATGTGACGGCTATTTTAGATTTAGTCCATCAAGAATCTAGTTTAAAGGGTACAGATACATCTGCGATCGCCGCTTCGACTAGAAAAGCTATTTCCCCGACTTTTGAAATTGTCTTTGCTGGCGCTTTTAGTGCTGGTAAATCGATGTTGATTAATGCTTTGCTAGAGAGAGAATTATTATACAGCGCTGAAGGGCACGCGACGGGAACAGAGTGCTATATTGCCTATGCACCACCAGAAGCGGAAAGGGTTGTTTTAACCTTTTTGAGTGAAGCAGAAATTCGGGAACAAGCTAATGCTTTGTGCGCTAATTTGGGATGGACTACCCCTATTAATATTAATCAAGCTGAAGTATTAAAAGTGGTACAGGAGTTATGTGAAGCCACAATTGTCTCAGAAGGTGGAGAAAGTAAGTCAGAAAAGGCGAAGCAAGCGAAGGGTTTATCTTTATTGTTAGATGGGTTTGTAGCTAATCGAGAACGGATTCATACTTTAAATAATGCTACTTATTCGATGGAACAATTTAACTTCTCGAATTTACAAGAAGCTGCAAGTTTTGCACGTCGGGGAAGCAATAGTGCGGTTTTAAAACGGATTGAATATTACTGTCATCACCCATTATTAAAAGATGGAAATGTGCTGATAGATACTCCAGGAATTGATGCGCCAGTTCAAAAGGATGCAGAACTGACTTATAAAAAGATCGAACATCCAGATACTTCGGCAGTAATTTGCGTGTTGAAAGCTGCATCTGCGGGAGAAATGAGTAAAGAGGAGACGGTACTTTTAGAGAGAATGCGGGATAATCCTGGAATCCGCGATCGTGTTTTCTATGTGTTCAATCGCATTGATGATACTTGGTATAATACTCAGCTAAGACAGCGCTTAGAGCAGTTAATTAGTTCCCAGTTTCAAGATGCGGCTAGGGTTTACAAAACTAGTGGATTGCTAGGGTTTTATGGAAGTCAGATCGAAGATACAAATGTTGAGAATCGCTTTGGTTTAAATTCCATATTTGCCGAACAAGTTGGGAGTAATATAGAAGAAGAAACTCCACAATTTGTCAACGAATTTGTCCGCTATTGTGCTAACTCTGGTAAACTATCTCCCAGTCAGTTTAAAATATCTGTTCATAGTTACGAAAGTCCTAATGCTAACTATGTCAGGATTTTATCAGAGCAAGGCTTACTTTTAATTAAGCAGTTAATTAGTGATAGTGGAATTGAGGAATTCCGTCAGGGAATTACCCACTATTTAACTCAAGAAAAACGCCCTGCCTTATTTGCTAATCTAGCCGACGATTTGCAACCAGTATGTATCAGTTTACGGAATTACTATCTAACCAAGATTAGAGATTTAGATAGTCAGCCTCATGAAATTGAGGGGATGAAAGCCAAAGAATTGGAACGCCTCAATCAAGAGTTGCATCAAATAGCGGAAGATTTTCGCGAACATTTAACGAAAGAAATCAATCAAATAGTTACTAATGATTGCGAGCGCTTTGAAAATGATTTTCGGCATTTACAAGCGAGAACAATTCGCAAGTTAGATGAATTGTTAGATACATTTTCAGTCGCACAAGCATATCGGAGAGCCACATTAAGCCATCGTCGTAATGCTACCGCGCCGCTAATTGCTGTTTTGGTAGAAGCACTTTATTATCTAGCCAATGAGTTAGAAGATGTGCTGGTTGAATGTTGTAAAACTGTTGTAGCTAATTTGTTCCAAAGGTTACGAGAAACGGTGAGTAAATCGGAGTATTATCGACATATATATCGCCTAGTAGGAAATGATGCGGGGATAGCAGAACAACTAGAATCAGCCGAAAAACAGGTGCTTCATGCCTTAATTAGTGTAGCCAGAATTGAGTGCGATCGCTTTGTGAGAGAAAGTCCTCGGTTCTACGATGAAGGTACTTTTTCTATCTATCAATTCCGCCAAACATTACAGCAAACCTCACAAAGTTATGACTGTGAAAGTATGGTGGAAGCCGAACCTGCAATTCGTCAGTTACTCAAGTTAGATTTTGAACCTAAAGTATCAGAAACAATTCGCCGTAACTTCCGTCAAACGATGAATCAAACCTTAAAGACTCATCTACTACCACTAGCAGAAAGTCAAGCAGATCTGATTTTACAACAATACGCTCAGGCGCGCGCTCATTTAGAAACTAATCTCGAAGTAGAAGCTAGTCGAAAAATTGCCGACAATCAAAAAGCGCAACTAGAAATCCAGGAAAAGATCGGTATCTATAATCAAGCTATAGATGCTATTAATTCTTGTTTGCAACTTATGAATTTAGGCGATCGCTTCTTACCTACAATTGACGACGTTGAATTTAAACGCCAAGTTTTTGAGACGAAGAGAAATGGCGATCTCTTACAGTAA